GAGGTTTCAAAAACATATTTGCTAAAGAATATGCAGCAATAAATCTTGATAGATTAAATTGCTTTGAGGATGGAACAGTTGTAACTCCAGAACTTTTAGTTGAAAAAAGAGTAGTAAAAAAGGTTAAAGATGGAGTTAAAATTTTAGGAAATGGAAACATAGAAAAAAAATTAACTGTTAAAGCAGCAAAGTTCTCTAAATCAGCTATTGAAAAGATAGAAGCAGCAGGAGGAAAAGTTGAGGTGATATAAATGCTATCAACCCTACGTAATGCTTGGAAGGTTCCCGATTTAAGGAAAAGATTAATTTTTACTTTATTTATGATAGCAATTTTCAGGATGGGAAACTATATCCCAGTTCCTGGAATTGATACATCTAAATTGGCTAATCTCACACAAAACGGATCATTATTTGGATTTTATGATTTAATATCCGGAGGAGCTTTTAGTAGATTTAGTATATTTGCTATGGGTGTTGTACCGTATATTAACTCTTCGATTATAATGCAGTTACTTACAATTGCATTACCTTCTTTAGAAAGTCTTTCAAAAGAAGGAGAAGAGGGAAGAAAAAAAATTCAACAATATACTAGGTATGGTGCAGTTATACTTGGTGTTATTCAAGCATTCAGTACATATGCGATAATTGCTCGTGCTGGAGCACTTAGAGATGGATCAAAGTTAAATTTATTCATAATTATAATAACATTAACTACTGCATCAACTTTTTTAATGTGGTACGGTGATAAGATAACAGAAAAAGGTATAGGTAACGGAATATCACTAATAATATTTGTTAACATAGTATCTAGATTCCCGTCAACTATATATAGCATAGTAGGACTTCAAAAGGCTGAAACAGTAAATTTTGTAGAAGTTATAGTGTTTATAGTAATAGCTTTAGCATTATTCTTATTAGTTGTAATAATGAACTTAGCCGAAAGAAGGATACCTGTCCAATATGCTGGGAGAGCAGTAGGAAATAAAATTTATAAAGGTCAATCTACACACATACCAATAAATGTTAATTCCTCTGCGGTTATAGGTATTATATTTGCTATATCAGTGATGCAGTTTCCACTTACCATTGGTCAATTTTGGCCAGAATCAGCTTTTTATAAGTTTATTACTTTAAATAAATACAGTCCTTTTAGAGATAAAAGTATTGCTTATATTGTGTTATATTTTGTATTAACAGTGTTCTTTACTTGGTTTTATACAGTGGTAACTTTTAAACCTGATGAAATGTCAGAAAACATGCATAAATCATCCGGATTTATACCAGGAATAAGACCAGGGGAACCTACAGCAGAATATATAGAAAGAGTAATAACAAAGAGCTCTATAATTGGGGGAACTTTTGCAGCTATTATAGCAATATTTCCAATAATTATGGCAACATATAGTAAGTTCCAAGGCATATCCTTTGGAGGAACAAGTATGTTAATTATGGTTGGATTTGCATTAGATACTATAAGACAAATGGAATCTCAATTAGTTATGCGTCACTATCAAGGTTTCTTAAAATAAAAATGTTTTGGAGATGATTATGGATGCGTGTAATTTTGTTAGGTCCTCCAGGAGCAGGTAAAGGAACTCAAGCAAAATTAATAAGTGAAAAATTTTCTATTCCTC
Above is a window of Clostridium sporogenes DNA encoding:
- the rplO gene encoding 50S ribosomal protein L15, giving the protein MKLHELKAAEGANKASKRVGRGTGSGLGKTSGKGQNGQNSRSGGGVRPGFEGGQMPLYRRLPKRGFKNIFAKEYAAINLDRLNCFEDGTVVTPELLVEKRVVKKVKDGVKILGNGNIEKKLTVKAAKFSKSAIEKIEAAGGKVEVI
- the secY gene encoding preprotein translocase subunit SecY — encoded protein: MLSTLRNAWKVPDLRKRLIFTLFMIAIFRMGNYIPVPGIDTSKLANLTQNGSLFGFYDLISGGAFSRFSIFAMGVVPYINSSIIMQLLTIALPSLESLSKEGEEGRKKIQQYTRYGAVILGVIQAFSTYAIIARAGALRDGSKLNLFIIIITLTTASTFLMWYGDKITEKGIGNGISLIIFVNIVSRFPSTIYSIVGLQKAETVNFVEVIVFIVIALALFLLVVIMNLAERRIPVQYAGRAVGNKIYKGQSTHIPINVNSSAVIGIIFAISVMQFPLTIGQFWPESAFYKFITLNKYSPFRDKSIAYIVLYFVLTVFFTWFYTVVTFKPDEMSENMHKSSGFIPGIRPGEPTAEYIERVITKSSIIGGTFAAIIAIFPIIMATYSKFQGISFGGTSMLIMVGFALDTIRQMESQLVMRHYQGFLK